CCACCTTCAACATAAAATAAGGGAATGCGGATTTCTTCTTTTGCAACAACACGACAAATGGTTTATCAAAAATAAGATTGGGTGGACGCTTCACCTCTCCTGAATCCAATGCAGCCGCAGCTACGGTCAATTCTGCTGAATCAACTACTTTCGCGCCATCCTGATCCAATGTAAAAGAGGTCTTCTGACGGGCAGTTTTTATTTTATAGGGCTGTCCTTTTGCCTTAAAATCGATTCCTTCCAGTTCCTTAAAGTGCTCTTCCTCCATAAATTTCAATACCGGTATCTGCAATGAAGCATACTCCGTAATCTTTGTACCCTTCCTGATAGCCCCCTGAACCTGCTGCAGGATGACATGTAGGTTAGCACCCTTATTAAATCCCTTTGCCAATATCATATCGGAAGACTTATCCTTTGAATCTAAATTCATCACAAAATGATCTTCATCTCTATAATAAATAAGGTGCGCTTCTCCAATAATTTCCGGATCATAATCTATCATACCAAAGGCTTTCACTGGCTTACCATTAAAATTAAATGGCTGATGCAGTGGTTGCATTGGCACTTCAAACCCTAAATCTTTTTGAAAATTAACCAGTAAAGTAATTTGCTCCCCATCTATCCTCACATCCTTTTTATACTCCTTAGGCCCTAACAAATCCCCTGATAACGGACTATCATTCATCCACTTCACCGCCTTCGCCTTATTATTAATTGGCGCACCTACCTGTTTCCTCATTTCATTCCATGCCAATGTAAAACTTGCCGAAAACGCAATATTCTTACTCACATCCACCGGCGTCAGCATATTGGGAACAATCTGTGATCTCGAATAATATCTTGTTTTTTTACAGGCGATCATCAGCACCATGGCCGCCAGCAAATAGGGATATAAAGTTTTCATAACTCTAAGTTATAACAAAAATCGGCTACCTTTACCCTGATGGTCAACAGGGTCATATTTTTCATAGCCAGTCAAACACATATTCTCGATCTCGCCGGACCAGTACAGGTGTTCTACGAGGCAACAGAATATGGGCATCCCTATGAAATTATTTATCTCTCCGATCAACCGGAAAAAGCCTGCTCTTCCGGTTTGATGATTGGCCAGCTCCAGCACATTCATGATATTACGATCCGGCAGGATGACATCATTTTTATTCCCGGGTTTCAGTTGCAGGCAGACAATCATGGCCTCCGGGATTGGTTGATCCACATCGCTCATACTGGCGCCACCCTTTGCTCTGTATGTACAGGTTCTTTTGCCCTGGCCGCCGCCGGTATTCTCAATGGACATGGTTGTACAACCCACTGGAAATATACCCAACGCCTCCAGGAGGAATATCCGGATACAAAGGTTTTCACGAACCGCCTCTTTGTAAAAAGTGGCAATATCTACACCAGCGCCGGCATCACCACAGGTATCGACCTGGCACTTTTTATTATTGAAGAACGCCATGGTCCTGCTTTTGCCTGGCAACTGGCTGCTGAGCTGGTAGTGTATATTCGCCGTGATGGCGATGATTCCCAGCAAAGCGTCTATCTGCAATATCGCCGGCATATTAATAATCATATTCATCAGGTACAGGATTTTATCATTCATCATCTTGACCAGAAGCTATCTCTTGATATTTTGGCAGCGCAGGTGCATACTGGATCACGGAATCTGACCAGGATGTTTAAGGCTGCAACCGGGATTACTATTGGGCAGTATATTGATAAACTGAGGGTGGAAAAGGCGGTTAATTTATTAAAGGAGAAAAACAAGGTTACGATTGTGGCGCAGCAATGTGGGTTTAAAAGTGTGGTGCAGTTGAGGACGATGGTGAAAAAACATACGGGAGCGTTGCCGTCTAAGGTGTAATCAGGTGGGTGGTGATGTCAAAGATGTCCCGATTCTTTCCTTCCTTGTCCTTCTTCCTCCTTTATTCACCTCCTACCTTTGCCCCATAAACTTACCGCCATTATGAAACGGATCATTTCAATCGTGCTTTTTACCATGCTGACCGCCTTTGCCAGTGCACAAACCTATATTTGCCCACCCTGCAATGGCCCCAGCTGCGACACCCTCACCTTCACCAATCCCGGCAACTGTCCCCACTGTGGCATGAAGTTGATTAAAAAAGGAGATGAAATCAAGAGACTAAACGTCTGCTTCTACCTCTATGACGGCGTTGAAGTCCTGGACTTTGCAGGCCCACTGGAAGTATTTTCCTATGCAGGCTGCAATATCTATATCGTATCCAAGACTACAGACCCGCTTCATGCCCAGGGTGTACTCAGGGTATTACCTACCTACAGTATTGAAAATGCCCCTCCTGCTGATATCTTTGTCACCTTTGGAGGCAATGATGATGTAGCGGCTAATGACCCGGAAGTGATTAAATGGATTCAATCCCGGATTCCTAATACCAAATACTTTATGTCCGTATGTACCGGTGCCTTTATCCTTGGCAAAGCCGGTATCCTGGATCATAAAACAGTGACCACTTTCCACAACAGCATTGAAAACCTGCGAAAAGCATTGCCTAACAGCACCGTATTGGCTGATAAACGTTTTGTAGAGGATGGAAATGTATTAACAACCGCAGGAATTTCTGCTGGTATAGATGGGGCGCTGCACCTGGTAGAGAAATTACGCGGACATGATGCGGCGGTACAGATTGCGAAACATATGGAATATGATAAATGGGTGCCAGGCGAAGGACTGGTTGTAAAGCAATAACAATTAAAACCTGGCTGTAAAGCAATAAAATTAGAATCTGGTTTCCTAAAACAACAAAAATCAAGATTATATCAAGGTCTTCCTTGCGCCATCAAGAACCTGAATGAAACAGGCTGTATCAAACTTATGATACAGCCTGTTTCATTCAGTGCGATGGAAACATCATTCAGATACCTGAAGGAATCAACTATTCATTTAAGCGATACCCAGGAGGTTCATTTATTTTTAATACAACCTTTTACTTTATACAAAGACTGCATTCGGTATACTGTATATTACAAACGTCACCATTACCCTACAACGGCCTACCTATACTGCATTCGCAGCTATTATCCTACTGCCTGCTTTATTCTACAATAGCCGCCATTATCCTACTGCCTGCTTTATTCTGCATTCGCAGCTATTATCCTACTGCCTGCTTTATTCTACATTCGCAGCTATTATCCTACCGCCTGCTTTATTCTGCATTCGCAGCTATTATCTTACCGCCTGCTTTATTCTGCATTCGCAGCCATTATCCTACTGCCTGCTTTATTCTACATTCGCAGCCATTATCCTACCGCCTGCTTTATTCTACATTCGCAGCTATTATCTTACCGCCTGCTTTATTCTGCATTCGCAGCCATTATCCTACTGCCTGCTTTATTCTACAATAGCCGCTAGTATCCGACTGCCTGCTTTATTCTACAATAGCCGCCATTATCCGACTACATGCTTTATTCTACAATCGTCTCTTGATTCTGCTACTGCTGCCATTACACTGCAATCGCCTCCTTATTATATTTATTCCGATACTCCACCGGCGATAACCCCGTCTTCCTCTTAAATACAGTTCTAAACGCCTTATTATCCGCATACCCCACCTCACACATCACCTCATTGATATTTTTACGGCTGGTTTCAAACCCTTTCTTAGCAGCTTCTATCTTCACCCGTTGAATATATTCTGAAACCGTATTGCTGGTCGCCTTCTTAAATCTCCTTTCAAAACTCCTTCTCCCCATCGTACAAAGCGACGCCAATTGGTCAACCGTAATCCGCTCCTGGAAATTTTGCTCAATAAAATCCTGTGCCCGCTTAATATCATCATCCTTATGATCCCGCTGTCCGCGGAACATGATAAATGGTGACTGACTAAACCTATCAATTTCAATAGCAAAAAATTTTGCACAGAAGATTGCCATTTCCCTATCAGTATATTTTTCTACCAGGTACAGGAGTAAATTCCAGAAAGAATTTGCCCCTCCACTGGAATAAATCCCGTTCTCATCGGTAATAATCCTGTCAGATACCATTTCCACATCAGGAAACATTTTTCTGAACAGGTGCTCAGACTGCCAGTGAGTACTGCATTTCTTACCATCCAGCAAACCAGTGGCTGCCAACAAAAATGCGCCTACACATAGACTGGCAACTTCCGCTCCACGTTCATACTGTGCCCTGATCCAGGGGAAGAAATCGCTGTTGGCGGCAATGACCTTGTCCATTTCCCCATTTACCGCAGGGATAATGATCAGGTCAGTAGTGAAGTTATCCTGTATACTCAGATCCGGGGTTACTTTACAAAATCCATCGTATACCATAGCATCGTGGGTCAAGCCTACCAGTTGGATAGTGAATAATGGATCTTCTCCCCGGTCGGTCAGGAAGCGATTCACATTAAAGAACATTTTGTGTGTGCCTTCAATACAGCCCAGGGACGCGGCACCTCTGGGGATTAATATAGATATGTGTTTCATGGTTGTAGGTCATCTTGTGCGAACCCTAAGTTACTGAAAAATGTAACTTAATGACCGATGCCAATCAACCAGGTTGAATGCATTAGTAAAATGCCATTCAATGACCAGGATAAATCCTCTTTTACCCATCTTTGCAAGTTAATTGCATTGGCAAAATGCCGCCCAATGACCCCGACAAATCCTCTTTCACCCATCTTTGCAAGTTAATTGCATTGGCAAAATGCCACCCAATAACCAGAACAAATCCTCTTTTACCCATCTTTGCAAGTTAATTGCATTAGTAAAATGCCACCCAATGACCAGGACGAATCCTCTTTCACCCACCTTTGCAAATTAATTGCATTGGCAAAATGCCACCCAATGACCCCAACAAATCCTCTTTTACCCATCTTTGCAAATTAATCGCATTGGCAAATGCCACCCAATAACCCGGACAAATCCTCTTTTACCCACCTTTGCAAAATGACACTCAATAATTCTCTTTTCAACATGCCCATCAATGCCCCATACTAATCACCCTCGTTGCCTTCCATTGCCCATCCTTCAATCGCCATACCTGCACAAATTTCATCAACCCTACCTCTTCCTTTCCATTCTCCTTATGAATAAACCGATGCTCCCCCACCTCAATCGCCCCAAACCCCGGCATAGGATACACCTCCAATGAACCCTCTACCAACTCCCTCCTCAACCCACTCGCAGCATTCCGCTCAAACATCGACTTAAAATTCTTCATAGTAGTCCCATAATCACTCACCCCACCACCATCATTATAAA
This Chitinophaga sancti DNA region includes the following protein-coding sequences:
- a CDS encoding GlxA family transcriptional regulator: MVNRVIFFIASQTHILDLAGPVQVFYEATEYGHPYEIIYLSDQPEKACSSGLMIGQLQHIHDITIRQDDIIFIPGFQLQADNHGLRDWLIHIAHTGATLCSVCTGSFALAAAGILNGHGCTTHWKYTQRLQEEYPDTKVFTNRLFVKSGNIYTSAGITTGIDLALFIIEERHGPAFAWQLAAELVVYIRRDGDDSQQSVYLQYRRHINNHIHQVQDFIIHHLDQKLSLDILAAQVHTGSRNLTRMFKAATGITIGQYIDKLRVEKAVNLLKEKNKVTIVAQQCGFKSVVQLRTMVKKHTGALPSKV
- a CDS encoding DJ-1/PfpI family protein, with amino-acid sequence MKRIISIVLFTMLTAFASAQTYICPPCNGPSCDTLTFTNPGNCPHCGMKLIKKGDEIKRLNVCFYLYDGVEVLDFAGPLEVFSYAGCNIYIVSKTTDPLHAQGVLRVLPTYSIENAPPADIFVTFGGNDDVAANDPEVIKWIQSRIPNTKYFMSVCTGAFILGKAGILDHKTVTTFHNSIENLRKALPNSTVLADKRFVEDGNVLTTAGISAGIDGALHLVEKLRGHDAAVQIAKHMEYDKWVPGEGLVVKQ
- a CDS encoding GlxA family transcriptional regulator; translated protein: MKHISILIPRGAASLGCIEGTHKMFFNVNRFLTDRGEDPLFTIQLVGLTHDAMVYDGFCKVTPDLSIQDNFTTDLIIIPAVNGEMDKVIAANSDFFPWIRAQYERGAEVASLCVGAFLLAATGLLDGKKCSTHWQSEHLFRKMFPDVEMVSDRIITDENGIYSSGGANSFWNLLLYLVEKYTDREMAIFCAKFFAIEIDRFSQSPFIMFRGQRDHKDDDIKRAQDFIEQNFQERITVDQLASLCTMGRRSFERRFKKATSNTVSEYIQRVKIEAAKKGFETSRKNINEVMCEVGYADNKAFRTVFKRKTGLSPVEYRNKYNKEAIAV
- a CDS encoding nuclear transport factor 2 family protein yields the protein MKNKILLLLCMVLCQLTFAQKSRYVPKDKALYDTIAHMDSVMFNAFNTHDMPVLEKVFAEDVEFYNDGGGVSDYGTTMKNFKSMFERNAASGLRRELVEGSLEVYPMPGFGAIEVGEHRFIHKENGKEEVGLMKFVQVWRLKDGQWKATRVISMGH